A window of Streptomyces marispadix contains these coding sequences:
- the ggt gene encoding gamma-glutamyltransferase — translation MRRMTNRRSARLLAVLTATAAIAAAGAAAAPALTGSGDGPSGQKQSKKPVAVGYGGAVSSVDADASAAGIKVLKQGGNAVDAAVATAAALGVTEPYSAGLGGGGYFVSYDAASGKIRTIDGRETAPKSADEKLFQEDGKALPFDEVVTSGLSVGTPGTPATWEKALGEWGTKPLGKVLAPAEKLAREGFTVDETFRKQTAENEERFRKFPDTVDLFMPGGKLPEKGSTLRNPDLARTYDTIAHKGTGPLYDGAIADDIVKTVRKPPVDPDSKKVRTGDLTREDLKAYEAGRQAPSHTRYRGLDVFGMAPSSSGGTTVGEALNILERGDLGKLSKKKLLHRYIEASRVAFADRGRWVGDPAAEDVPTKELLSQRFADSRACLIKDDKVLKSPVAPGDPRHPSDCGSGDKAAPTPYEGKSTTHLTTADKWGNIVSYTLTIEQTGGSGITVPGRGFLLNNELTDFSFEPADPDVHDPNLPGPGKRPRSSMSPTIVLDDGKPAFALGSPGGATIITTVLQSMINHVDRGMPLPDAINAPRASQRNAEKTEIEPRLWNSDLRPRLEDLGHEFTKIDELGAATGVQPLPDGRWLAAAEKERRGGGSAMVVRPSKK, via the coding sequence ATGCGGCGCATGACCAACCGCCGTTCCGCCAGACTGCTCGCGGTGCTCACCGCCACGGCCGCCATCGCCGCGGCCGGTGCGGCAGCCGCACCCGCCCTCACGGGGAGCGGCGACGGCCCGTCAGGGCAGAAGCAGTCGAAGAAGCCGGTCGCGGTCGGTTACGGCGGAGCCGTCTCAAGCGTGGACGCCGACGCGTCGGCAGCCGGCATCAAGGTGCTCAAACAGGGCGGCAACGCCGTCGACGCGGCCGTGGCGACCGCCGCCGCGCTCGGTGTGACCGAGCCGTACTCCGCGGGCCTCGGCGGTGGCGGCTACTTCGTCTCCTACGACGCCGCCAGCGGCAAGATCCGCACCATCGACGGCCGTGAGACCGCCCCGAAGAGCGCCGACGAGAAGCTCTTCCAGGAGGACGGCAAGGCACTGCCGTTCGACGAGGTCGTCACCAGCGGGCTGAGCGTCGGCACCCCCGGCACGCCCGCCACCTGGGAGAAGGCCCTCGGCGAGTGGGGCACCAAGCCGCTGGGCAAGGTGCTCGCCCCGGCGGAGAAGCTGGCACGCGAAGGGTTCACCGTCGACGAGACCTTCCGTAAGCAGACGGCGGAGAACGAGGAGCGATTCCGCAAGTTCCCCGACACCGTCGACCTGTTCATGCCGGGAGGCAAGCTGCCGGAGAAGGGCAGCACCCTGCGCAACCCGGACCTCGCCCGTACGTACGACACCATCGCGCACAAGGGCACCGGCCCCCTCTACGACGGCGCGATCGCCGACGACATCGTCAAGACGGTGCGCAAGCCTCCCGTGGACCCGGACTCGAAGAAGGTGCGCACCGGGGATCTGACGCGTGAGGACCTCAAGGCGTACGAGGCCGGGCGGCAGGCCCCTTCGCACACCCGCTACCGGGGGCTCGACGTCTTCGGCATGGCGCCGTCCTCCTCCGGCGGCACGACCGTCGGCGAGGCGCTGAACATCCTGGAGCGCGGCGACCTCGGCAAGCTCAGCAAGAAGAAGCTGCTGCACCGCTACATCGAGGCCAGCCGGGTCGCGTTCGCCGACCGGGGACGCTGGGTCGGCGACCCCGCCGCGGAGGACGTCCCCACCAAGGAGCTGCTGTCCCAGCGCTTCGCCGACTCGCGCGCCTGCCTGATCAAGGACGACAAGGTGCTCAAGAGCCCGGTGGCGCCCGGCGATCCGCGTCATCCGTCCGACTGCGGCTCGGGCGACAAGGCCGCGCCCACCCCGTACGAGGGCAAGAGCACCACGCATCTGACGACGGCCGACAAGTGGGGCAACATCGTCTCCTACACCCTGACGATCGAGCAGACCGGCGGCAGCGGCATCACCGTCCCCGGGCGGGGCTTCCTGCTCAACAACGAGCTGACGGACTTCTCCTTCGAGCCCGCCGACCCGGATGTGCACGACCCGAACCTGCCCGGACCCGGCAAGCGTCCCCGCTCGTCGATGTCGCCGACGATCGTGCTGGACGACGGCAAGCCCGCGTTCGCGCTCGGCTCGCCGGGCGGGGCCACGATCATCACCACCGTGCTCCAGAGCATGATCAACCACGTGGACCGGGGAATGCCGCTGCCCGACGCCATCAACGCCCCCCGCGCCAGCCAGCGCAACGCGGAGAAGACCGAGATCGAACCGAGGCTGTGGAACAGCGACCTGAGGCCCCGGCTGGAGGATCTCGGGCACGAGTTCACCAAGATCGACGAACTCGGGGCGGCCACCGGCGTACAGCCGCTGCCCGACGGCCGCTGGCTCGCCGCGGCCGAGAAGGAGCGGCGCGGCGGCGGCTCGGCGATGGTGGTGCGGCCGTCGAAGAAGTAG